The genome window TGCCATCACAGAACTAGAAGATGCCTTTTCAAGGCAGGTGAAATCTCTAGCCGAGTCCATAGATGATGCTCTGAACTGCCGCAGCCTACATGGTGAAGACAGTCAGTCAGAGCCAGGGAGAGGCCTCCAGGATATGGACAGAGAGGTCACCTGTCAGGTGAAACCCTCCCACAGCGCCTCAGAACACCGTAAACTCGATGAGATGACAGCGTCTTACAGCGATGTCACCCTGTACATCGACGAAGAGGAGTTATCACCACCCCTTCCTCTTTCTCAGTCTGTAGACCGGCCCTCAAGCACAGAATCAGACTTGCGCCAGCGTTCGCTCAACTCCTCACAAGATTATTGGTCTCTTGCTCATAAGGATGAAAAAGGGGACACCGATACCAGCTGCCGCAGTACACCTTCCTTGGAATGCCAAGAGCAACGTCTACGGGTAGATCACCTACCCTTATTGACCATAGAGCCTCCCAGTGATAGCTCAGTGGAGCTGAGTGATCGTTCTGACCGCAGCTCTTTAAAGAGACAGAACGCCTACGAACGAAGCATCAGCAACCAGCAGAGTAGCCCTAAACAAGTCAGCCACAGCCTGCCACCTCGAGGGCCTTCCAGAGAAGAAGACACTTCCCGACATCGATCGCGACAGCTGGAGGCCCATCTGGCAATCAATGGTACAGCAAACCGGCAGAGCAAGTCAGAGTCGGATTTCTCAGATGGCGACAATGACAGCATCAACAGCACATCGAACTCCAACGATACCATCAATTGTAGTTCTGAATCCTCGTCCAGGGACAGCCTGCGTGAACAGACGCTCAGCAAGCAGACGTACCACAAAGAAACTCGCAACAGCTGGGACTCACCTGCATTCAGCAATGACATCATTCGCAAGAGGCATTACCGCATTGGCCTAAATCTCTTCAACAAGTACGTCCACACGATAGAACGTCACTTAACACATGATACATTCACACTCTTTGGCTTGTTCAAATTCGatgcagttcatttcacatgaCTTACAAAATgggatttttgtgtttgttttgtcttaGAAACTCGAAATGAACCTCACATTAAAATGCAATGAAGTTGTTTGGAACAAGAACTATCTCTGCCTGTTCTGCGTAAAGTGCAAGCAAGCTTCAAACTCATTCTGCTCCAGTTCGTTTGAGCCCGGCTGAATCTGTTTAATCATTGCTGATTGTGGATTTGGTTGCTTTCTGAGCCCGCTATAAAATGCCTTTTAATCATTTGTGATCAACACCGTAGAGAGTTGTAACTCTCTCCTGGCTTCCCTACGTCCTGTCCCTCATGCGACACACATTTGGCCGGGTTAGGAGCGCAACGGGATAATCACAGATTTGGAATGTGTCCTCACCCACTCTCATTTTGcctctttcttttttggtcTCTCTTTCTCTACTCTTTCCTGTGTCTCTAGGAAGCCAGAAAAAGGCATTCAGTATCTGATAGAGCGAAACTTTGTTCCAGACACTCCGGTGGGTGTGGCCCACTTCCTGCTCCAGAGGAAAGGCTTGAGTAGGCAGATGATTGGCGAGTTCCTGGGTAATCGGCAGAAACAGTTCAACCGGGATGTCCTCGAGTGAGTCTGCAGCAGATCATGCCGGTGTACTCTTTTGGAATATTTGTATTTGAGGATGAATCATTTCAGGCTTTTGATTCAAGTTGCCAACTATGCCAGTGCACAGAATGTTAGTTTATTTGCCTCCTGGGAACATAAATATAAATCATCATTTAGTTGCACATAAGGTTGGCAGTTTGTAATTTACCCTCATTCACACTGTCTAAGGACTATATAATGACTCAAGTTACATGCAGGAAATAAGCAGAAATGGAATCCACTCAGGAAATTGCCATGATGATAAACATACAGATCCTCTTTATAGTTTCCAGGTTTTTTGATATGAGAGAGCAGTCGTATAGATTGTCTACTCTCCACTCCTTTGTATCATTCCAATAGTGCCTCATGCTTTAGATTGCACAGACTTATCTTAGACCCACTTGAAATACACCAGCTCTGTCAGAGCCTATTGAGATTCATTGGAGGATAAGGCCAGAAAAGGTCCGCTGGTgtcagtttgacaggcataactAAAGGGCTCCTTGAGAAAATGTCTATAAATCCAGACATGCAAGGTATCACTGCTCTGGAGTGCTGAGTCACAATCCTCTTCTCAGCAGAGGAAGAAATGAACATTTCTTCTACTTAAGTAAGTGTCAAGTGAGCAGAAAAACTCTTGCTCCCTTTCATGTCCTGCATATAATCTGAAAAATCAACAGCAGATCAGCTTACTCACTGACAACAGCCAAGTTTGTAGTCATCCTTAATCTTAAACTTCTGCAACTGTTCTTCACCTACGtggccaaaaaaaacccaacaacttcTAAAATATTCTCAGTTGAACTGGCAGGTGCTTGTTACACTCCCAAACTTCCTGCTCACTGTGAACTCGTGTGTTTTTCACCAGCTGCGTAGTGGATGAAATGGACTTCTCAGCTATGGAGCTGGATGAAGCGCTCAGGAAATTCCAGGCACACATCAGAGTCCAAGGGGAAGCACAGAAGGTAGAGCGACTGATAGAGGCCTTCAGGTAAGGCATGCTTTTAAAAGTTGGGTGCAAAACCATGGCTTTAGTTCCCAAACCAATGTAGGTAGCTTAAATCTAAACCACTTCATGTGCCTTTCTGTAGAAAGGAGGTGTAAAATGATGTTTTTGCAAATAGGGTCATACATCAATTTAGACTAACTGATTATGTGACAGGATGGTCATTATGGGGTTCATTGCCGTGTCTAGTATTTACCACCAATATAGCGTTTATGATTAATGGATAGCACAAACCAGCTTTGCTCCATTTCAACAACACCATTATCCTCTAAAACAAAGGTGACACCAAAAAGTCTAAATGTAACGGTCGCGAGCAGAAAGCAATAGAGCGGTGCAAAGCCATTTCAAATCCAGACTTTTGTTCGACCAAGGCATTGTAGAAAATGATTTAGAGAAAATTAGTTCAAAGAGTGAAGGAATACCTCCCTCAGGGCTGCTGATAGATGTTGTTTGTGCCTCATTTACTTTTCCAAAACTTCCAGCAGAAAAGGTGCCCTCGTGTGCATAGAGAATTCGCTTCGATCAGCAGTGAGCAAGGACATTTCGGCCTCAGTAAACAGCACAGTTACAGGGGAGATAGTGATGACTGCTCATCTGGTGCTCACCTGCAGCCATATCCAGATATGAGTACAAGCTCCCTTTGTGGTGGTTCAGAAATTGCCCGTGTAATACATGGAGGCTGTATTGACAAATGTTACTGTACTTGCACATTATTTCTTTGACTGCAGAACAGATAGCAGAGAGCTCAATATTAATATCAGGTGAAGCATTGATACCTATGCCCCGAACTAATCGCTTACAGGGAAGCTTACACCTTTACTTTGCCAGTAAGTTGTCTTACTGATGCCTTCTTATCAACTAGCTCCTATGTTCAAGCAAAACATTGCATTGTAACTTTCCAGAATGCATCTAACATAAGTCAAAGTGAAATTGATGTAATattatttgtgttatttcagtAGCATTAAGGTCATTTTTAGAAACTGGCTCAGGTCTCAAGTCTTTGGGTAGTCTAAATGAGCTAATTAGTCTAGCGTGCTAATTTTAGCATATTGTCACCTACTGTACGTTAGTCAGTACTGATGCATTTGGTATTTGGTAtttggtatttatttatttattgtcattgtcaagaacaatgaaattgcgtttggggcttccatacaacccaaaaaaaaaagaagaaaataataaataccccttaaaacccaagtgtacatatttaacccagtgtgactccaatgcaataagacaatccttagcaataatgttcgtagaaattcagacaaagacctgagaaacatgacaaaatacaacaatgcaacccattcaatattattgtactgtgagatatgatatcagatatgatagttatctatttaagaaagagggggggggggggcaggagggggaagagaataaagatatgatgcaccaatgcagaccagttcattgctattaagaagttggatatggttattgtccgtgagaggggggcagagagttcaggagcctcacagcctgtggatacaggctgttggccagtctggatgttctggcctgtatagacctgtaccttctccctgagggcagcagatggaaaaggtggcgcgcagggtgatgttggtcccgcaggatactgtgcaccctcctcagacagcgagtggggaagatattactgatctctggcagacttgttccaataattctgccagcttctttcaccacccgctggagtgcttgctgatcggccttggtgcagctggggaaccacactagaaatccatacatcagaacgctgctgatggcacagttgtagaagttcaacatcagagatctgggaatgtgtgcgctccgcagtctcctcaggtagtagaggcgctgttgggccttccgtacaactgaggtgatatggttgccccaggacaggtcctcggtcacagttacccccaagaatttaaaactgctcaccctctccaccgcctcactgccaatgaagagaggcagatggttgttatgacccctcttccggaaatctacaatgatctccttggtctttttggtgtttaagaccaagttattgtcgtggcaccatgactctagttgttgcacctctgtctgTTAATGTAATGCTTATATTTAGATGTAGACTATGTAAAGACATCATAGTAAATTCTTATAATACATACAATAGCTCTGTTAATATATTAGTTTATCTAGCTAAAGTTAGCAATGGCTGCACTTTGATAGCACAGTTGTGCTATTAAAGTAAATAGTTTTGCTTTTGTCTGTTAGGGGTAAATATAGGTGGATTAATGGCCCAAATATTAATTTACACACTTATTGTTTTTATCAGAACAATGATTTTTGCATTCAGTTTCTGCTCCTTACATATTCTTCCCAGCCAGCGTTACTGCATCTGCAACCCCGGTGTGGTGCGACAATTCAGGAACCCCGACACCATCTTCATCCTTGCCTTTGCAATCATCCTCCTCAACACTGACATGTACAGCCCCAACGTCAAGCCTGAGAGGAAGATGAAGCTGGAGGACTTTGTTAAGAACCTTAGAGGTACTTTGTTCTCCCTCACTGCACCACATCCAACGTTCTGTCACAAAACAGTATTCCCCTGACACATTACTGTTTCTCTGAGGATAAATATTCATCTTAAAATTGAGTTTTGTGCATGCACATTGCCTTGATTAATGGCCATGTCAATaaggtatttatttttttggaagTCATGGCCAAGAAAGCTTTCCTGTCGAAGCAAAGTACTTTTTAGTTGCCCTCAACAGATTTTGAGGGTATTAGGAAATGGCTTTATGGCATGACTGAATAATTTTTCTGCCTATTGAAGTGTCTGTAATTAAAGTACAGTATTGAATGGAGGAGAAAATACTTGTCCACAAAGAGCTTTGAAGGACATTTCTGTATGTATTTTGAGATACATAAGCAATGCAGCAAGTAAGTATATTTAGAGGTTTGGCTTGCATAAATCTGCAATTTAATCATTaatccctctttttttctctatttctcttttcctcttatCCCCCGGCAGGAGTCGATGATGGGGAGGACATCCCCCGAGAGATGCTCGTAGGGATATACGAACGGATTCGCAAGCGGGAGCTCAAGACAAATGAAGACCACGTTTCCCAGGTTCAGAAAGTGGAAAAGCTAATCGTTGGAAAAAAGCCAGTAAGTTGGAGTTTGACCTTGGACAGCTACATGTGAAGTGTAActccttttcttttaaaaacctCCACTCAAGAGCTGAATCCAAGCAGGAGCATTAACACTAAATTACCCAGTGTGCCTCTGAACTGCTATAGTGTGATGGTTAATTCATGGCCAGCTTTCTTCACCGTGCGACCCTTCAGGGCTACTATACCATTGTGAATTACTGCAGTATGTTGTTTGCCCTGAGTACCAACCACAAGAAAAGTCTGAGCTAACAAGCTGTGTAAAAATGAGATAAACAGCCTCGCTCATAATGATCTTGAAGCCGTTTATTTGAAAACTACTCCTTCTGTGAGTCGATACCTGAGAGATGATCCTTATGATGTCATGACCATTATGGGGGACGGAGTCGGAAAAGAGGAAAGTGAAGGACTCTGGCAGCGTGGTTCTGTCATCCGTAaaactgttttggtttttaatttGGTCTTAAACATTGCTTGAAACTTCTTATCATTCTTGTTACATACATTTTCACATGTGTCCCTCAAGCTctgaaatgtgttttgtttgatttcttACTCCTTAGATTGGCTCTTTACATCATGGTCTTGGCTGTGTAAGTATTTCCTTTCAATTATTTTCATATTAGCACTGAGTGGGATTTTTCTGTTATTCCTCAAGGCTGTATGAGGCATAAAGTTTGAAGCAGCATGTTTGAAAGCTCTTTGTGAAGCACCAAGAGACAGAATAAGAAATTATACTGTATTGTGTTGTGCAGGTACTATCTCTACCCCACCGGAGACTGGTCTGTTACTGCAGACTTTTTGAAGTGCCCGACCCCAACAAACCTCAAAAGTTGGGCCTGCACCAAAGGGAGATCTTCCTTTTCAATGACTTGCTAGTGGTACGGCAGATGTTACTTTCAGTAAAAAGAGAACAAACTCTGTTTTAGAGTGAAAGACTCTTAAAAAGAGTGTGTGCTTTGCTTTTTTCACAGGTTACAAAAATCTTCCAGAAGAAAAAGAATTCTGTGACATACAGCTTTCGACAGTCCTTCTCTCTTTATGGCATGCAAGTCCTCCTCTTTGAGAATCAGTGTAAGTAGTATTTGCATGAAGCACTCACTGTGATATAGATGTGTGTCCACCGAGAGTCCCCAGACCCCTTAGTTCTAGGAACTAATGTTAGGGAACTAATGTTAGGGAACCACAAGTTTCTTCAGCCCTGTTTTTGGTCTGATCTCATAACGCAAATTGATTAGCGGACATTTTCAGAAACTATTACTTTTAAACTGcatctttttaaattattattacgAATGTTAAAGCTGACTTTCTCATTGTAGGCTGTTGTGtcaaatttcatttcatttgattcgtttttatttatatagcaccgaCAAAAGTCATGCTTGAAAATCCGGTTTGATGCCTTTCTATGCAAAAACTTGCTAGACAGTTCAGGACTTCCTCTGTAGCTCCATGACTTTTCAAAGCTAAGCGGGCACAAAAAATAACTGTTTGCAGTTGCAGGTTCTTATAAATGGCCAATGGACACTAGTGGGAAAATACAAGAATACAAATGAACAAAGTCAAAGATCCCAAATGTTCCATCAACAGAACCTCCTAAACAAGGACTGTTTGAAGGTTAAACTCTCGCACTTAAACTTAAGTCACATGGTTCCTTTAACAGAAATCCCAATGGGAAAGTCTATTGGAAAGTTCCTTTTTGATGGATAACAGCCAACCTCAGAGCTTGCCATCATGGAAACTTTGAATTATATCTATAATCCAAGTCACATACTCCACATACACATACTTTAATATCCTAAATCTGTTGTCTCTGATGGTAGTTCTGATATCCCGCAGCTGGTTTCAGATCCTATTATGTCCTACTGGTAACATCAGTCCTAACTCTAATAGACTTCAATAGTATAATGTCTGAAATGTTATTTTCATCATTCTTTAGACTATCCCAATGGCGTTCGCCTGACTTCAGCCATTCCTGGAGCTGATATCAAAGTCCTCATCAACTTCAATGCACCCAATCCTCAGGACCGCAAAAAGTTCACTGATGATTTGCGAGAATCTATTGCAGAAGTCCAAGAGATGGAGAAGTACCGGATAGAATGTGAGTAAATTGTTCCCATTTTTTATAGACGATATCAGCAGCTGTCTCGCATCAGTAGAAAATATGTGGAAGCCAGGAGTATATGGCACATATGTATTTTCTCCTTGCACAGCTGAgctggaaaaacagaagggcgTGGTGAGGCCTAGCATGTCCCAGAGCTCCGGGTTAAAGAAGGATGCAGGAAACGGAAACCTGAGCCGAGCAAGCCTCGACGACAGCTATGCCATCGGTGAAGGTCTGAAGAGAAGCGCCCTCAGCAGCTCCCTACGCGATCTCTCAGATGCAGGTAAAGTCAGGGGTTGCCATAGTAACATGCTGTCTCATCCCTCATCTAGGCTGAGTAGATTGTGTACCTGTGCTAGATGCTGGCATGACACTGTTTACTCCTTCTGGATGTTAATCGATTTAGAAACTTGGAATACGGCATGGCGGCCATCCTGCCGGTACAGAGTGTCTGAGCCAGTGAAGCAAGGAGATAGAGATGGGTGTGTTTGCTAATGGGCCTACGTATAATTTACCAGAGGCTATCAACTAATAATCCTGCATCGCAAGGGGGAGGAGGCAGAGCTATGTAGGTCAGTGCGATCAATTTGAGAGTCTTAGCAGTAAGAGGAATTAATGTTACCATTCAGGCGGGGTGTAGACAGTCGGCTCTGCACAAGCACACTCAATGACCTCAAAGTGAGGAAGCAACCTCGAAGACTGAAGTGAGCTGTCGTTTTTTTATCAGCGTGTCTTTTTGGTAAATGAGGGACAGCCTTTAAAAGCCTGATCAATATCTGGATTTCGGAAGCCTAGATGTTCTCGGGGAACGTTCTCTATCTTTAAAGGGGAGCTCTACACATCTACAAGTACCAGTTATGAGGAGAGCCACAGTTTTGTGGGTGTAATAGTTCCTTTGAGAATTTTAGACCATCAGCCTGAGTCGGTAACATTCATTGACATTCCTTAGTTAGTGACATTGAGTTTAAAACACTGAATATTGCTTATAATTGCATATTTTAGCCCCTGATTTCACCCAGTCTTTTTTAGAACTGTCCCTTGGGAGTCTTTCATCTTAATGGACATGAGCATCATTTTCTTGCAGTCAGATCAGTTGTTTTGCTGATGGGAAGGTTTCCTGCCAGCAGTGACTCAAGTTGACTGCACAGATTTATCTCTGACCTTGTTTCGGAGCAGTGTCTTGTTCCTTTCCCATTTCCTTTAGTTCTTATTCGCCTCCCTCTGCCACGCTAGTCTGCCACCAGCTAGCCGTGTACCACTTTAGTGTGTTAGCATCCTGCCGTCGCAGACAAGAAATATGTGCACCTCCATATTTTAACCAGGCATGTCTTATCTGTCATGTTACATGTTCTGGGCAGGCAAGCGTGGGAGACGCAGCAGTGCAGGATCACTAGACAGCAATATGGAAGTAAGTTTGGATCAACTGATGCTGAGCTGTCCTCCGACTTTACGTTGCTCACTGTGATCACAAGTTTCTGTTTCATTGTTTCTTTGtagtgtttttctctctttttttgagtGTCTGTGTTTTAGTCGTGAGCATATTGGCTGCTGTGCATGTTTTGAGTAGAACGGGAATGATGTTGCATCTAGCATGTTAACCCTTCACGTACACAGCATGGCACGACTAATAAAGTCCTGACAGCTCCGTTGATGATCGGCTCTTACGTTTGAGTTATCTTGGCTTTTGTAGTGGGAACAGATTTTAGCCATTACCCGAATGTTGTCCTTTTTTGATCACTCAGGATGATCCTGACAGTTCTACTGCATGCTGACACAGTTTGAAGTTTCTTTTAcagacctctgacatcaacaagaaaGTCCTGTCCTTTTTCACTGTTGCACTTATCCAACATAGAGGATGATATGTTGTACCTACTCAGAGTGGGACTGTTCTGAACTTCctccagtttgtgctccagtccAGTGTTCTGCATTACCTTTGTATTACAGCATAATATGGAAGTCTTTACCCTATTGTTTGCATTGATAACTTATGTTAGCAGATTCAGATGAgtaattcaaaaataaaaaaataatactgtaaattataaagTAATGAGAACATGACCTGGTCTGTTTTATATATGGCTGACAGAGTTAACTTGATTTAATGATTTGAGACTAGCATACATTTTTAGTTTACTTCAATGCTAGCTTGAATCTAACTATTACTACACAAGTCCCATGAAGAGATACCACAACTTActatttctccatctctgaaaaACTTCAGACTAGATTCAGAATCACTGGGACTGAAGCATGATCGCTACGttaccattttttaaaatgtattttatgttttagaacagaacacagaaatattaaaggctttaaaacacatttaaaacacatttacttTGAATCTACTCCATCCCTTCTTCCCCAAGCTgtactggaggtttcttcctgttaaaagggagttttttccttcccactgtcaccaagggCTTCCACATAGGGGTCATCTGATTAttggagttttctctgtatttttgcAGTCTTTACCCTACATTATATCGtactttgaggtgactgttgttgtgatttgacgccGTATAAATAGATTGATTTAAATTCCTTCGGCACTATAAACCAACATCACAAGTCAATTAGTTCCAGCTCAAAGtgtttaacttttaaaaacagttcACAACTACCCTTCCttgtcatttaaataaaatgcactACCTTCAAAGCACGCTGACACCATCGCAAATCATTCAGAATATTATGCAACTCTGTTAATTTAGCAGTATTCATGTGTAAAAACACACGTATAGATCATAATTAAATAGGCTGAACTTTTGGATTTTGAAGATCATCTATTATAAGTTCATTGTGCACTTTATGCATAGCTTTATTAATTTTGGTTAGACTGTGTTGTATTTATCTTATGTTATATTTATCgtttattgtgtgttttgtgctatgaaaatgtaaagaaaatgtacaaattaCTTCTTCACCAGGCTTGGGGGAAATTTCTGTATGAGCTGCATGCAAATGGCAAAAAACCTTATTCAGGTCTGCAGTGTCAGATTGTTGTCCACAGATCCATAAGTGATTTTACATGTATTTAGAGAGCTCAGAAACCAGAGGTAGGAGTGATGAAAACTcacaaaagcatctgctgtCAGAGCTGAAGACGTACAAGCTGTGTGTCTACTCATGACAGCGCAGACACTGCAGGCTCTGACAGGCTCGGCAAGCTGAGCCTCCAGACCATTTAGGGAGAGTGGAGCGTGAGATGTTAGCATGGATAGACAAACAAAGGCAGTGAACTGGAAAAGGAAATGGCG of Maylandia zebra isolate NMK-2024a linkage group LG5, Mzebra_GT3a, whole genome shotgun sequence contains these proteins:
- the iqsec1b gene encoding IQ motif and SEC7 domain-containing protein 1 isoform X6 — encoded protein: MDGQRGFYEMENPTENPSKAAEYLKELNKIIETQQGLLEKQRVRIEELELQVTDLCKENVCLKDQHQRHLATCRLQQGNHSALGAIKENVMQENVEGDAPGTEVGASVDPSGGYSCVPVTHSGGLGPDHLDSQLYGHILLPGHPRPRRPKLQHSQSILRKQAEEEAIKRSRSLSESYELSSDLQDKQVEMLERKYGGRFITRHAARTIQTAFRQYQMNKNFERLRSSMSENRMSRRIVLSNMRMQFSFEGPEKVHSSYFEGKQVSLTDDGTKIGALRQSDHGGEMGVQAKTPTTQSDFTDAITELEDAFSRQVKSLAESIDDALNCRSLHGEDSQSEPGRGLQDMDREVTCQVKPSHSASEHRKLDEMTASYSDVTLYIDEEELSPPLPLSQSVDRPSSTESDLRQRSLNSSQDYWSLAHKDEKGDTDTSCRSTPSLECQEQRLRVDHLPLLTIEPPSDSSVELSDRSDRSSLKRQNAYERSISNQQSSPKQVSHSLPPRGPSREEDTSRHRSRQLEAHLAINGTANRQSKSESDFSDGDNDSINSTSNSNDTINCSSESSSRDSLREQTLSKQTYHKETRNSWDSPAFSNDIIRKRHYRIGLNLFNKKPEKGIQYLIERNFVPDTPVGVAHFLLQRKGLSRQMIGEFLGNRQKQFNRDVLDCVVDEMDFSAMELDEALRKFQAHIRVQGEAQKVERLIEAFSQRYCICNPGVVRQFRNPDTIFILAFAIILLNTDMYSPNVKPERKMKLEDFVKNLRGVDDGEDIPREMLVGIYERIRKRELKTNEDHVSQVQKVEKLIVGKKPIGSLHHGLGCVLSLPHRRLVCYCRLFEVPDPNKPQKLGLHQREIFLFNDLLVVTKIFQKKKNSVTYSFRQSFSLYGMQVLLFENQYYPNGVRLTSAIPGADIKVLINFNAPNPQDRKKFTDDLRESIAEVQEMEKYRIESELEKQKGVVRPSMSQSSGLKKDAGNGNLSRASLDDSYAIGEGLKRSALSSSLRDLSDAGKRGRRSSAGSLDSNMEGSIISSPHMRRRAPSSRDCPSRHSAQSLPNSSSLLGSLFGTRRVKSPSPTPQPQLHPTLISHTPHPANLHHTARVETEGPVPMHPHHAQFCHMTQNPPPYHHHHHYHPPAHLQHPPHQYHPPPSHSQQQPYPAHPHGPHGHGSHPPHSSTHPTHGPPHHHGAPPPSSQGPSSTKPKHSGISTVV
- the iqsec1b gene encoding IQ motif and SEC7 domain-containing protein 1 isoform X7, whose translation is MTPGKLSASGQRNELRILMPFHASCSSLSKHVEGDAPGTEVGASVDPSGGYSCVPVTHSGGLGPDHLDSQLYGHILLPGHPRPRRPKLQHSQSILRKQAEEEAIKRSRSLSESYELSSDLQDKQVEMLERKYGGRFITRHAARTIQTAFRQYQMNKNFERLRSSMSENRMSRRIVLSNMRMQFSFEGPEKVHSSYFEGKQVSLTDDGTKIGALRQSDHGGEMGVQAKTPTTQSDFTDAITELEDAFSRQVKSLAESIDDALNCRSLHGEDSQSEPGRGLQDMDREVTCQVKPSHSASEHRKLDEMTASYSDVTLYIDEEELSPPLPLSQSVDRPSSTESDLRQRSLNSSQDYWSLAHKDEKGDTDTSCRSTPSLECQEQRLRVDHLPLLTIEPPSDSSVELSDRSDRSSLKRQNAYERSISNQQSSPKQVSHSLPPRGPSREEDTSRHRSRQLEAHLAINGTANRQSKSESDFSDGDNDSINSTSNSNDTINCSSESSSRDSLREQTLSKQTYHKETRNSWDSPAFSNDIIRKRHYRIGLNLFNKKPEKGIQYLIERNFVPDTPVGVAHFLLQRKGLSRQMIGEFLGNRQKQFNRDVLDCVVDEMDFSAMELDEALRKFQAHIRVQGEAQKVERLIEAFSQRYCICNPGVVRQFRNPDTIFILAFAIILLNTDMYSPNVKPERKMKLEDFVKNLRGVDDGEDIPREMLVGIYERIRKRELKTNEDHVSQVQKVEKLIVGKKPIGSLHHGLGCVLSLPHRRLVCYCRLFEVPDPNKPQKLGLHQREIFLFNDLLVVTKIFQKKKNSVTYSFRQSFSLYGMQVLLFENQYYPNGVRLTSAIPGADIKVLINFNAPNPQDRKKFTDDLRESIAEVQEMEKYRIESELEKQKGVVRPSMSQSSGLKKDAGNGNLSRASLDDSYAIGEGLKRSALSSSLRDLSDAGKRGRRSSAGSLDSNMEGSIISSPHMRRRAPSSRDCPSRHSAQSLPNSSSLLGSLFGTRRVKSPSPTPQPQLHPTLISHTPHPANLHHTARVETEGPVPMHPHHAQFCHMTQNPPPYHHHHHYHPPAHLQHPPHQYHPPPSHSQQQPYPAHPHGPHGHGSHPPHSSTHPTHGPPHHHGAPPPSSQGPSSTKPKHSGISTVV
- the iqsec1b gene encoding IQ motif and SEC7 domain-containing protein 1 isoform X10, producing the protein MWCLQCASDRTQSLLELESYSCVEGDAPGTEVGASVDPSGGYSCVPVTHSGGLGPDHLDSQLYGHILLPGHPRPRRPKLQHSQSILRKQAEEEAIKRSRSLSESYELSSDLQDKQVEMLERKYGGRFITRHAARTIQTAFRQYQMNKNFERLRSSMSENRMSRRIVLSNMRMQFSFEGPEKVHSSYFEGKQVSLTDDGTKIGALRQSDHGGEMGVQAKTPTTQSDFTDAITELEDAFSRQVKSLAESIDDALNCRSLHGEDSQSEPGRGLQDMDREVTCQVKPSHSASEHRKLDEMTASYSDVTLYIDEEELSPPLPLSQSVDRPSSTESDLRQRSLNSSQDYWSLAHKDEKGDTDTSCRSTPSLECQEQRLRVDHLPLLTIEPPSDSSVELSDRSDRSSLKRQNAYERSISNQQSSPKQVSHSLPPRGPSREEDTSRHRSRQLEAHLAINGTANRQSKSESDFSDGDNDSINSTSNSNDTINCSSESSSRDSLREQTLSKQTYHKETRNSWDSPAFSNDIIRKRHYRIGLNLFNKKPEKGIQYLIERNFVPDTPVGVAHFLLQRKGLSRQMIGEFLGNRQKQFNRDVLDCVVDEMDFSAMELDEALRKFQAHIRVQGEAQKVERLIEAFSQRYCICNPGVVRQFRNPDTIFILAFAIILLNTDMYSPNVKPERKMKLEDFVKNLRGVDDGEDIPREMLVGIYERIRKRELKTNEDHVSQVQKVEKLIVGKKPIGSLHHGLGCVLSLPHRRLVCYCRLFEVPDPNKPQKLGLHQREIFLFNDLLVVTKIFQKKKNSVTYSFRQSFSLYGMQVLLFENQYYPNGVRLTSAIPGADIKVLINFNAPNPQDRKKFTDDLRESIAEVQEMEKYRIESELEKQKGVVRPSMSQSSGLKKDAGNGNLSRASLDDSYAIGEGLKRSALSSSLRDLSDAGKRGRRSSAGSLDSNMEGSIISSPHMRRRAPSSRDCPSRHSAQSLPNSSSLLGSLFGTRRVKSPSPTPQPQLHPTLISHTPHPANLHHTARVETEGPVPMHPHHAQFCHMTQNPPPYHHHHHYHPPAHLQHPPHQYHPPPSHSQQQPYPAHPHGPHGHGSHPPHSSTHPTHGPPHHHGAPPPSSQGPSSTKPKHSGISTVV